A stretch of DNA from Erwinia aphidicola:
GAATATGTCTATGAGCGATTAGAACATATGATCTAACGCAATATCACGGGGCGGGGAGATTTTCATCACTCGCCCATTTATCTAATCTTTAAAACCGTGTGGGTTTTTCTCTTGCCAGTTCCAGGTATCCCGCATCATTTGTTCTAAGCCACGTTTTGCCTTCCAACCTAATTGATCTTCGGCCAGATGAGTATCCGCCCAGCACTCTGCAATATCTCCTTCGCGGCGAGGCATAATGTTGTATGGGATACTTTTGCCGGAAATTTTTTCAAAGGCTTTCAGCATCTGCAAAACTGAATAGCCAACACCAGTACCTAAATTATAAGTATTGATGCCTGGAGCAATGTGTTCAAGAGCTTTCAAATGCCCCTCTGCCAAGTCCATGACATGGATATAGTCACGAACACCTGTACCATCGACTGTTGGATAATCATCACCAAAAATGGCCAGTTGAGGCAGTTTGCCACTGGCAACCTGGGAAATAAAAGGCATAAGGTTGTTAGGGATGCCGCCAGGGTCTTCACCTATTAAGCCTGATTCATGAGCACCCACAGGATTAAAATAACGCAATATAGTGACTGCAAATTCTGGGCTGGACTTAACAACATCACGTAAAATTTGCTCTACCATAAATTTTGATGTGCCATAGGGATTTGTTGTACCCCCTGTGCCTGAGTTTTCCGTTAAAGGAATTGCTTCGGGCGTGCCGTAAACTGTTGCTGAAGAGCTAAATATCAGGTTATATACTTGCGCCCTTCGCATCTCCTCAAGCAATGTTAATGTGCCAGTGACATTATTTTGGTAATACTCAAGCGGTTTTTTAACAGACTCACCCACTGACTTGAGTCCAGCGAAATGGATTACCGATGAAATTTTATGCTTTCCAAAAATTTCTTTAATAATACGGCGATCGTTAATATCACCTTGATAAAAAACGGCGCTACGACCAGTTATACAACTCACACGATCCAAAGCGACACTAGAAGAGTTTGTCAAATTATCAAGCACAATAACTTCTTTACTTTTTTCCAGTAGTGCTAGCGTTGTATGGGAGCCAATATATCCAGCTCCGCCAGTGATTAAAATAGTCAATTTAGCCACCTTGTTTATTGTTTAAGTTAATGATTTTTCTATTATTTATAGTGCTGTCAATGCATAGATAAAATGGAAGCAAAAGGATTAATGTCGTGACATAACGATGATCGATTAGTAGTGAATCAGTACTTCCATATAGCAAAGTAGGTGCCATTAACAGTAATGTTATAGTTGTGGAGCCTGTAAATCTGTATGAGGCATATATGGTGAAAATATAAAAAGCGAGTAGGATTATAACACCAAGTATCCCACGCAGTGTAATCGCTTCCAGCAGGTCATTGTGATAATGATATTTAATGACACGTAGTGCCTCGTGATTACCATTCTCATGATTATCAATGTATTGACGGGCAAGTGCATCTCGTCTATCGGCACTTTCCCCTAACATACTGCTACTAATAATTGAAAAGCCAGCTTTCCACATACTGAATCTTGAACCTAGCGAAGTGCTCTCATCATTATTTTTATACTCATTGTACTCGATAAATGAACGCTCTAATCTTTCCGTCGCAGTATGGATTCGTGGAAGAAATAAAGATATCGCACAAACAGTCATTACGGCCAATAAAACAAGGTTCTGTTTGTTAAAGAATTTTTCTTTCAATAATAGTAATAGTAAAATTAGTGGGTAAGTCAGCAAGACCGATCGTGTCTGTGTAAGTAATACAATATAACTACTTATCATCACAACGAAAATCACCGATATGCTTCTGTACCAACCATTGAGCTTTAAAGTGATATAAGTAGCTGCTAGTGAAATAATCACAAAAACATAGGCTGTCATAGTTGCGACTGTTTTCAATTCTAAGCGTCTATTAGGTACTGAAAGTTTAAAAGCAATTAATGTGGTATAAATAAATCCAATTGTTACCCAACTGTAAGCACCAAGCCATCCTTTATCAGATATCTTATCTCTATGAGAGATTAAATATATTGAAATTATTGTACCTAAAAACATCCTTTTCGCCGCTTCTCTA
This window harbors:
- the galE gene encoding UDP-glucose 4-epimerase GalE, with product MTILITGGAGYIGSHTTLALLEKSKEVIVLDNLTNSSSVALDRVSCITGRSAVFYQGDINDRRIIKEIFGKHKISSVIHFAGLKSVGESVKKPLEYYQNNVTGTLTLLEEMRRAQVYNLIFSSSATVYGTPEAIPLTENSGTGGTTNPYGTSKFMVEQILRDVVKSSPEFAVTILRYFNPVGAHESGLIGEDPGGIPNNLMPFISQVASGKLPQLAIFGDDYPTVDGTGVRDYIHVMDLAEGHLKALEHIAPGINTYNLGTGVGYSVLQMLKAFEKISGKSIPYNIMPRREGDIAECWADTHLAEDQLGWKAKRGLEQMMRDTWNWQEKNPHGFKD
- a CDS encoding O-antigen ligase family protein, whose protein sequence is MKHSKTTTLVLWLSCISLSSSLVASTICRNALYLAAAIALIDFFIKKTKPQLNYATFIVFIVLLLSFSLYLQTVIFSSTMLHEIDLNYREAAKRMFLGTIISIYLISHRDKISDKGWLGAYSWVTIGFIYTTLIAFKLSVPNRRLELKTVATMTAYVFVIISLAATYITLKLNGWYRSISVIFVVMISSYIVLLTQTRSVLLTYPLILLLLLLKEKFFNKQNLVLLAVMTVCAISLFLPRIHTATERLERSFIEYNEYKNNDESTSLGSRFSMWKAGFSIISSSMLGESADRRDALARQYIDNHENGNHEALRVIKYHYHNDLLEAITLRGILGVIILLAFYIFTIYASYRFTGSTTITLLLMAPTLLYGSTDSLLIDHRYVTTLILLLPFYLCIDSTINNRKIINLNNKQGG